One part of the Mycolicibacterium aromaticivorans JS19b1 = JCM 16368 genome encodes these proteins:
- a CDS encoding alkaline phosphatase family protein produces MAKTHRVTPSLSTAPSAAKVVSAQQLSAPAGHAPTARSIATALHSLVGDGTPPSPATISSMLAYAGNELRRITGIGMAGVVTTTAVPVTGPNLLTNPGAELGDAAGYGNSTVSVPGWTATGTPTVVQYGELRNAWPVGLSFAWPNLPAIISFPGVKAAPPGGGAQFFGGGDVATSSLSQTVNLSSSSAQIDTGTVPFNLNGYLGGYLLDPSFATVKVTFLDQNQLYLGSSSIGPVSNLDRWGQTGFRQRTTIGTVPVGTRSAVVTLTMHDLNPVVIGFTARYNNAYADNLSFSIGTAQAAPPAPTPPVSDVQPLDHVFLVYMENKGYNDIVGSPNAPFTNSLINSYGLANNYYAVTHPSLPNYYAIAGGQVFGKTYNCESVCINDPNNLAFTMDHAGVTWGAYAQGMTPGQPLVSNGTYSPDQTPWPAFAGIGDNQAYAAAHMFPLTQMATDLQSNATTPNFVWFAADEASNGEGPVSSLAGVAHFAFSQIDPRHQYNVPALDQFLAQTVPTIMNSEVWQTTKSVIIVTFDEDNNNITLGFGNEGNHVVTVVIPSPLAVSAGGMKGGAFVATDPYNHYSTLRTIEDALGLPPMTNNDKYAQPLNEFWT; encoded by the coding sequence GTGGCCAAGACGCACCGGGTGACGCCGAGTTTGTCGACGGCGCCGTCGGCGGCGAAAGTGGTCAGCGCTCAGCAACTTTCGGCACCGGCTGGGCATGCCCCCACAGCGCGCTCGATCGCCACCGCATTGCATTCATTGGTCGGCGATGGCACGCCGCCTTCGCCGGCGACGATCTCGTCGATGCTGGCATACGCAGGCAACGAGTTACGTCGCATCACCGGTATCGGAATGGCGGGCGTGGTCACCACCACCGCGGTTCCGGTGACCGGGCCCAATTTGTTGACGAACCCGGGGGCTGAACTCGGCGATGCGGCGGGGTACGGCAACAGCACGGTCAGCGTGCCGGGGTGGACGGCAACGGGCACCCCGACCGTCGTTCAGTACGGCGAGCTGCGCAACGCGTGGCCGGTGGGATTGAGCTTCGCATGGCCGAATCTGCCCGCCATCATCTCGTTCCCCGGTGTGAAAGCCGCGCCACCCGGCGGTGGTGCCCAGTTCTTCGGTGGCGGAGATGTGGCCACGTCCTCGCTCTCCCAGACCGTGAACCTCAGTTCGTCGAGTGCTCAGATCGACACCGGCACGGTGCCCTTCAACCTGAACGGCTACTTGGGCGGGTATCTGCTGGACCCGTCGTTCGCCACCGTGAAAGTCACCTTCCTGGACCAGAACCAGCTTTACCTCGGAAGTTCCTCGATCGGTCCGGTCTCCAACCTGGATCGCTGGGGACAGACCGGCTTCCGGCAACGCACCACCATCGGGACCGTGCCGGTGGGAACCCGCAGCGCCGTCGTCACCTTGACGATGCACGACCTGAATCCGGTGGTGATCGGTTTCACCGCCCGGTACAACAACGCGTACGCCGACAATCTGTCGTTCAGCATCGGCACCGCCCAAGCGGCGCCTCCCGCGCCGACGCCACCGGTGTCCGATGTCCAGCCGCTCGACCACGTGTTCCTGGTTTATATGGAGAACAAGGGCTACAACGACATTGTCGGAAGCCCGAACGCGCCCTTCACCAACAGCTTGATCAACTCCTACGGCCTCGCCAACAACTACTACGCCGTAACGCATCCCAGCCTGCCGAACTACTACGCGATCGCCGGCGGCCAGGTCTTCGGTAAGACCTACAACTGCGAATCGGTCTGTATCAACGACCCGAACAACCTGGCATTCACCATGGACCACGCAGGCGTCACATGGGGCGCCTACGCGCAGGGAATGACACCGGGCCAACCGTTGGTGTCGAACGGCACCTATTCGCCCGATCAGACGCCGTGGCCGGCGTTCGCCGGCATCGGTGACAATCAGGCCTATGCGGCGGCGCACATGTTCCCGCTGACCCAGATGGCCACAGATCTTCAGTCCAACGCCACCACACCGAATTTCGTGTGGTTCGCCGCGGACGAGGCCTCCAATGGCGAGGGCCCGGTCAGCTCTCTGGCCGGGGTGGCGCACTTCGCGTTCTCCCAGATCGATCCGCGCCATCAGTACAACGTTCCCGCGCTCGACCAGTTCCTGGCGCAAACCGTACCGACGATCATGAATTCCGAGGTCTGGCAGACAACGAAGTCGGTAATCATCGTCACCTTCGACGAGGACAACAACAACATTACGCTGGGCTTCGGCAACGAAGGCAACCATGTCGTGACAGTGGTGATCCCGTCACCGCTGGCGGTCAGCGCGGGCGGAATGAAGGGCGGTGCGTTCGTCGCCACCGACCCCTACAACCACTACAGCACGCTGCGCACCATCGAGGATGCGCTGGGGCTGCCGCCGATGACCAACAACGACAAGTACGCCCAACCCCTCAACGAATTCTGGACCTGA
- a CDS encoding ArnT family glycosyltransferase — MTVLAEHIESPTHVQPQEQQRSPRPGWVSPALGVLLAVTAVLYLWGLDAAGWANDYYAAAVQAGTQSWKALLFGSIDAGNAITVDKPPAALWVMALSGRIFGFGTLSMLVPQALMGVASVALVYNTVRRVSGYGAGLLAGAVLALTPVAALMFRFNNPDALLVLLMVVAAYCVIRALDGKPTRWIALAGVAIGFAFLAKLLQALLVTPAFALVVLVAVPGSIWLRLRHLAVGLIALVVSAGWYLALVSLWPSDSRPYIGGSTDNSLLQLALGYNGLGRVFGGDGNPGGSSNSEGGPGPMGGAMFGGSTGLTRMFGESMGTEISWLLPAALIALVAGLWFTRRAPRTDRTRASLMLWGGWLVVTVVVFSFMKGIMHPYYTIALAPAIGAVIGIGVRELWRGRQFVASRVVLSAMLVVTGVWNFILLDRTPDWLPWLRWTVLVGSILVSAVLLAGAHRLGRWTVAVAAAGLLVGLGATAAYTVETVAGNHGGGIPTSGPPRSNAGFGFGFGGPGGQGVQASENSELKGLLTQADNRWAAATVGSHTAGSLELATGTSIMSIGGFSGGDNSPTLEQFQTYVAAGQVHYFIAGNGPGGGHHPGPGGDSGPGTQITEWVKQHFTAQDVGGTEVYDLSAQN, encoded by the coding sequence ATGACCGTGCTCGCCGAACATATCGAAAGTCCGACGCACGTTCAGCCGCAGGAACAGCAGCGCTCACCCCGGCCGGGGTGGGTGAGTCCGGCGCTGGGTGTTCTCCTCGCGGTCACCGCGGTGCTCTATCTGTGGGGACTGGACGCCGCCGGCTGGGCCAACGACTACTACGCGGCGGCCGTGCAGGCCGGCACCCAGAGCTGGAAGGCCCTGCTGTTCGGGTCGATCGACGCGGGCAACGCGATCACGGTGGACAAGCCACCGGCCGCGTTGTGGGTGATGGCATTGTCCGGGCGGATCTTCGGATTCGGCACGCTGTCGATGCTGGTGCCGCAGGCCTTGATGGGTGTTGCCTCGGTGGCGCTGGTCTACAACACGGTGCGCCGCGTCAGCGGCTACGGCGCAGGCCTGCTGGCCGGCGCGGTGCTGGCGCTGACGCCGGTGGCGGCGTTGATGTTCCGCTTCAACAATCCCGACGCTCTCCTCGTTCTGCTGATGGTGGTGGCCGCATACTGCGTGATCCGCGCGTTGGACGGCAAGCCCACCCGCTGGATCGCCCTGGCTGGTGTCGCCATCGGTTTCGCGTTTCTTGCCAAGCTCCTGCAGGCTCTGCTGGTCACCCCGGCCTTCGCGCTGGTGGTGTTGGTCGCGGTCCCCGGCAGTATCTGGCTGCGGCTGCGTCATCTGGCCGTCGGTTTGATCGCCCTGGTGGTGTCCGCTGGGTGGTACCTGGCTCTGGTCAGCTTGTGGCCCAGCGACTCTCGACCCTACATCGGGGGCTCCACCGACAACAGCCTGCTGCAACTGGCGCTGGGTTACAACGGTCTGGGCCGGGTGTTCGGCGGCGACGGGAATCCGGGTGGCAGCTCGAACTCTGAGGGCGGCCCCGGACCGATGGGCGGTGCGATGTTCGGCGGCTCCACCGGTTTGACCCGGATGTTCGGGGAGTCGATGGGCACCGAGATCTCCTGGCTGTTGCCTGCTGCGCTGATCGCCTTGGTGGCCGGGCTGTGGTTCACGAGGCGCGCGCCACGTACCGACCGGACCCGCGCGTCGCTGATGCTGTGGGGCGGCTGGCTGGTGGTCACAGTCGTGGTGTTCAGCTTCATGAAGGGGATCATGCATCCCTATTACACGATCGCGCTGGCGCCCGCGATCGGCGCAGTGATCGGCATCGGCGTGCGAGAACTATGGCGTGGCAGGCAATTTGTCGCATCGCGCGTGGTGCTCTCGGCGATGCTCGTGGTGACCGGGGTGTGGAATTTCATCCTGCTCGACCGCACTCCGGACTGGCTGCCATGGTTGCGGTGGACTGTTTTGGTGGGCTCGATCCTCGTGTCCGCGGTTCTGCTGGCAGGCGCGCACCGCCTCGGCCGCTGGACGGTCGCTGTCGCGGCGGCAGGTTTGCTCGTCGGGCTGGGTGCGACTGCCGCCTACACCGTGGAGACGGTTGCAGGTAATCACGGGGGTGGTATCCCGACGTCGGGGCCGCCACGATCAAACGCAGGTTTCGGCTTCGGCTTCGGTGGCCCGGGTGGTCAGGGCGTGCAGGCGTCGGAGAACTCCGAACTCAAGGGTCTGCTCACTCAGGCCGACAATCGTTGGGCCGCAGCCACTGTCGGCTCACACACGGCGGGCAGCCTGGAGCTGGCCACCGGCACGTCGATCATGTCGATCGGCGGGTTCAGCGGCGGTGACAACTCGCCGACTCTGGAGCAGTTCCAGACCTACGTCGCGGCGGGGCAGGTTCACTACTTCATCGCGGGCAACGGTCCCGGGGGCGGCCACCACCCAGGCCCCGGCGGTGACTCGGGTCCCGGCACGCAGATCACCGAATGGGTGAAGCAGCACTTCACCGCACAAGATGTGGGCGGGACCGAGGTGTACGACCTGAGCGCCCAGAACTAA
- a CDS encoding bifunctional glycosyltransferase family 2/GtrA family protein, whose amino-acid sequence MTITDIPVARRRNAALTAADRGVPVLDVVVPVYNEQAVLADSIHRLHRHLSEDFPFSFRITIADNASIDNTPEVAAELAAELPEVRMVRLEQKGRGRALHAVWSTSDAPVLAYMDVDLSTDLAALSPLVAPLVSGHSDLAIGTRLSRGSRVVRGAKREVISRCYNLILRSTLAAKFSDAQCGFKAIRADVAAELLPYVEDTGWFFDTELLVLAERSGLRIHEVPVDWIDDPDSRVDIVATAVADLKGIARLLKGFGTGQIPVKAIGAQFGNQAGAPKSLLNQGVRFAAIGIASTLAYLLLFLLLRPIGAQGANLVALLVTAIANTAANRRFTFGVRGRSGVARHQFEGFVVFGIGLGLTSGALALLHMLGEPHRAVELLVLVAANLMATVIRFVLLRGWVFHPRRTGQNVGGK is encoded by the coding sequence ATGACCATCACCGACATCCCCGTGGCACGCCGACGCAATGCCGCACTGACCGCCGCCGACCGCGGTGTGCCCGTGCTCGATGTCGTCGTACCGGTGTACAACGAGCAGGCTGTGCTGGCCGACTCGATCCACCGGCTGCACCGCCACCTGAGCGAGGACTTCCCGTTCTCGTTCCGCATCACGATCGCCGACAACGCCAGCATCGACAACACGCCTGAGGTTGCCGCCGAACTGGCTGCCGAACTGCCCGAGGTCCGCATGGTGCGCCTCGAGCAGAAGGGCCGTGGGCGGGCGTTGCATGCGGTGTGGTCGACCTCGGATGCGCCGGTGCTGGCCTACATGGATGTCGACCTCTCGACCGATCTGGCCGCGCTGTCACCGCTGGTGGCGCCGCTGGTGTCGGGGCATTCCGATCTGGCCATCGGGACACGGCTGAGTCGCGGTTCTCGGGTGGTGCGCGGCGCCAAGCGAGAGGTCATCTCACGCTGCTACAACCTGATCCTGCGCTCGACGCTGGCCGCCAAGTTCAGTGACGCGCAGTGCGGTTTCAAGGCGATCCGCGCCGATGTCGCCGCCGAGCTGCTGCCCTACGTCGAGGACACCGGCTGGTTCTTCGACACCGAGCTGCTGGTGCTGGCCGAGCGCAGCGGCCTGCGGATCCACGAGGTTCCCGTCGACTGGATCGACGACCCGGACAGCCGGGTCGACATTGTGGCCACCGCGGTCGCCGACTTGAAGGGAATCGCACGCTTGCTCAAGGGATTCGGCACCGGACAGATCCCGGTCAAGGCGATCGGGGCGCAATTCGGGAACCAGGCCGGCGCGCCGAAGTCGTTGTTGAACCAGGGCGTGCGGTTCGCGGCGATCGGCATCGCCTCCACGCTGGCGTACCTGCTGCTGTTCCTGCTGTTGCGCCCGATCGGTGCGCAGGGCGCCAACCTGGTGGCGTTGCTGGTGACGGCTATCGCCAACACCGCGGCCAACCGGCGGTTCACCTTCGGGGTCCGCGGCCGCAGCGGCGTGGCACGCCATCAGTTCGAGGGCTTCGTGGTCTTCGGTATCGGGCTGGGTCTGACCAGCGGTGCACTGGCGCTGCTGCACATGCTTGGCGAACCGCACCGCGCCGTCGAACTTCTGGTGCTCGTCGCGGCCAATCTGATGGCCACCGTCATTCGCTTCGTGCTGTTGCGCGGCTGGGTGTTCCACCCCCGGCGCACCGGCCAGAACGTTGGGGGAAAGTAA
- a CDS encoding ArnT family glycosyltransferase: MIRSKHYGALAVLLAVTAVLYMWNLGASGWANPFYSAAAQAGAQNWTAWLFGSSDAGNAITVDKTPAALWVTGLSARVFGVNPWSILVPQAVFGVIAVAVLYAAVRRISGPWAGLFAGAVLALTPAAALMFRFNNPDALLVLSLVVAAYTTLRALDDDAAWWWMPLAGVAVGVGFLAKMMQAFLVLPALGAVFLFAAAAPLRARLVRLTAAVVALLVSAGWYLLLVAVWPATMRPYIGGSQHNSILELALGYNGLGRITGEETGGLGNMNSDVGWARLFGAEMGTHIAWLLPAAAIAIVAGLVILRRAPRTDITRAALLLWSGWLVVTAVVFSFANGILHPYYTVALAPAIAGGLAIGTALLWRHRTDIRAATTLSGMVVITGVLAYLLLQRDSQWLSWLRVVVVVAAIGCALLLLVVVRLPRRVGVAVGMVAVVAALAGPVAFSLATAAAPHSGAIPSVGPSSGRGGPPGGMFDAPRPGAALAESLRQDADQFTWAAAVVGSSNAAGYQLATGLPVMAVGGFNGTDPAPTLEQFQAYVAQRRIHWFIRADMPGFMFGNRSGSDAAQQIQRWVSANFTSREVDGITVYDLSSGFTAAA; encoded by the coding sequence ATGATCCGTAGCAAGCACTATGGCGCTCTCGCGGTGCTACTGGCCGTCACCGCCGTGCTCTACATGTGGAACCTGGGCGCCAGCGGCTGGGCGAATCCGTTCTACTCGGCGGCTGCGCAGGCCGGCGCGCAGAACTGGACGGCCTGGCTGTTCGGGTCCAGCGACGCGGGCAACGCGATCACCGTCGACAAGACCCCCGCCGCACTGTGGGTGACCGGCCTGTCGGCGCGCGTGTTCGGGGTCAACCCCTGGAGCATCCTGGTGCCGCAGGCGGTGTTCGGCGTGATCGCCGTCGCGGTGCTGTACGCCGCCGTTCGCCGAATCAGCGGACCATGGGCCGGACTCTTCGCAGGCGCGGTGTTGGCCCTCACGCCGGCCGCGGCGCTGATGTTCCGGTTCAACAATCCCGATGCGCTGCTGGTCCTTTCGTTGGTGGTGGCCGCCTATACGACGCTGCGCGCGCTGGACGACGACGCCGCCTGGTGGTGGATGCCGCTGGCGGGTGTGGCGGTCGGCGTCGGGTTCCTGGCCAAGATGATGCAGGCCTTTTTGGTGTTGCCTGCGCTCGGCGCGGTCTTCCTGTTCGCCGCCGCTGCGCCGCTGCGGGCGCGGCTCGTGCGCTTGACGGCCGCGGTGGTCGCCCTGCTGGTGTCCGCTGGCTGGTATCTACTGCTGGTCGCCGTCTGGCCTGCGACGATGCGGCCGTATATCGGTGGTTCGCAGCACAATTCGATCCTCGAGCTGGCGCTGGGCTACAACGGCCTTGGACGCATCACCGGTGAGGAAACCGGCGGCCTCGGCAACATGAACTCCGATGTCGGTTGGGCGCGGCTGTTCGGCGCCGAAATGGGCACCCACATCGCCTGGCTACTGCCCGCCGCGGCGATCGCGATCGTCGCCGGGCTGGTGATTCTCCGTCGCGCACCCCGCACCGACATCACCCGGGCTGCGCTGCTGTTATGGAGTGGCTGGCTGGTGGTCACCGCGGTGGTGTTCAGCTTCGCCAACGGCATCCTGCACCCGTACTACACCGTGGCGCTGGCTCCGGCGATCGCCGGTGGTCTGGCGATCGGCACGGCACTGCTGTGGCGGCATCGCACCGATATTCGCGCCGCCACCACCCTGTCCGGAATGGTTGTCATCACCGGTGTGCTGGCTTACCTTCTGCTGCAGCGTGATTCGCAGTGGTTGTCGTGGCTCCGCGTCGTCGTCGTGGTCGCCGCCATCGGCTGTGCCCTGCTGTTGCTGGTTGTGGTTCGCCTGCCGCGCCGGGTCGGCGTGGCAGTGGGAATGGTAGCCGTGGTCGCCGCACTTGCCGGGCCGGTCGCGTTCTCGCTGGCCACCGCCGCCGCGCCGCACAGCGGTGCGATCCCGTCCGTGGGACCGTCGAGCGGGCGGGGCGGACCGCCCGGAGGAATGTTCGACGCGCCTCGACCGGGCGCGGCACTGGCGGAGTCGTTGCGCCAGGATGCCGACCAGTTCACCTGGGCGGCCGCGGTGGTCGGCTCGAGCAACGCCGCCGGATACCAGCTCGCGACCGGCTTGCCGGTGATGGCCGTCGGCGGCTTCAACGGCACCGATCCCGCTCCCACCCTCGAGCAGTTCCAGGCATACGTAGCCCAGCGGCGCATCCACTGGTTCATCCGCGCTGACATGCCCGGATTCATGTTCGGCAATCGGTCGGGCAGTGATGCCGCTCAGCAGATTCAGCGTTGGGTGAGCGCGAATTTCACGTCCCGCGAGGTCGACGGCATCACCGTCTACGACCTGTCGTCGGGATTCACAGCCGCCGCATAG
- a CDS encoding sensor histidine kinase, producing MFSNLRANTRSLSARLLIGQLCLLLVVCLGIGAVTILALHQYLIGEVDNQLRETAHRSAIIYGEPLPPPLPPALRENRPPWPRPGPGPQFLDAPGQPVGMVAAVITDGTASDAGLLGPGGVRAQVPSGATAELTQNAGQRRPITRNLDGLGDYRVMSVRSRLTGETLVIGLSLGNLNATLLRVALTFAVVTAAALAVATTVGIVINRRALAPLTRVVATAGEVANLPLDRGEVQLPVRVSDTDANPYTEVGRLGLALNRMLDHISTALSTRQASESRVRQFVADASHELRTPLAAIRGYTELAQRKRDQVPDDVAHAMGRVESEAERMTHLVEDLLLLARLDSGRPLEREPVDLSRLSADVASDAHIAGPDHDWDLDVPSDPLYVIGDDARLHQVVANLLANARTHTPPGTTVTLSLHAEPDAAVLRVVDDGPGIPAELQSEVFERFARGDTSRSRKGGSTGLGLAIASAVVRAHGGVIELASVPGLTEFTVRLPRSAQS from the coding sequence ATGTTCTCAAACCTGCGAGCTAACACCCGGTCGCTCAGTGCACGGCTGCTGATCGGTCAGCTGTGTCTGCTGCTGGTCGTCTGCCTCGGTATCGGCGCGGTGACGATCCTTGCGTTGCACCAGTATCTGATCGGTGAGGTCGACAATCAGCTCCGCGAGACGGCCCACCGTTCGGCCATCATCTATGGCGAACCACTACCCCCACCGCTGCCGCCGGCATTGCGCGAGAACCGCCCACCCTGGCCGCGGCCGGGGCCGGGCCCGCAATTCCTGGACGCTCCCGGACAGCCGGTCGGCATGGTTGCGGCCGTGATCACCGACGGCACCGCCAGCGACGCCGGACTGCTCGGGCCGGGCGGCGTGCGCGCGCAGGTACCTTCAGGCGCGACAGCCGAACTCACCCAGAACGCCGGGCAGCGGCGCCCGATCACGCGCAACCTCGACGGCCTCGGCGACTATCGGGTGATGTCGGTTCGCAGCAGGCTGACCGGTGAGACGCTGGTGATCGGGCTGAGCCTGGGCAATCTCAACGCCACGCTGTTGCGGGTCGCACTGACTTTCGCGGTGGTGACCGCCGCGGCGCTGGCGGTGGCCACGACCGTCGGCATCGTGATCAACCGTCGTGCGCTGGCCCCGCTCACCCGGGTCGTGGCCACCGCGGGCGAAGTGGCGAACCTGCCGTTGGACCGTGGCGAGGTGCAACTGCCCGTGCGGGTCTCGGACACCGACGCGAATCCCTACACCGAGGTGGGCCGGCTGGGGCTGGCGCTGAATCGGATGCTGGACCACATCTCGACCGCGCTGTCGACGCGGCAGGCCAGCGAGAGCCGGGTGCGCCAGTTCGTCGCCGACGCCAGCCACGAGCTACGCACCCCCCTGGCCGCCATCCGTGGCTATACCGAACTGGCACAACGTAAACGGGATCAGGTACCCGACGACGTGGCGCACGCGATGGGCCGGGTGGAGTCCGAGGCCGAACGTATGACCCATCTGGTGGAGGATCTGCTGCTGCTGGCCCGTTTGGATTCCGGCCGCCCGTTGGAACGCGAGCCGGTCGACCTGTCCCGGCTGTCGGCCGATGTCGCCAGCGATGCGCACATCGCCGGACCCGACCACGACTGGGATCTCGACGTGCCGTCGGATCCGCTGTATGTCATCGGCGACGACGCCCGACTGCACCAGGTGGTGGCCAACCTGCTGGCCAATGCCCGCACTCACACGCCCCCCGGGACCACGGTCACGTTGTCGCTGCACGCGGAGCCCGACGCCGCGGTGCTGCGGGTGGTCGACGACGGGCCGGGCATCCCGGCGGAGTTGCAGTCCGAGGTGTTCGAGCGGTTCGCGCGTGGCGACACCTCGCGATCCCGCAAGGGTGGGTCCACCGGCCTTGGCCTGGCGATCGCGTCGGCCGTCGTACGGGCTCACGGCGGCGTCATCGAGTTGGCGAGCGTGCCGGGCCTGACCGAATTCACGGTGCGGTTGCCCCGATCGGCTCAATCATGA
- a CDS encoding response regulator transcription factor — MRRADGNPITVLVVDDETVLAEMVSMALRYEGWTIATAADGASAITAARSARPDAVVLDIMLPDMSGLDVLRKLREQNPQLPVLLLTAKDALEDRIAGLTAGGDDYVTKPFSIEEVVLRLRALLRRTGVTTEDSGAQIVVGDLVLDEDSHEVTRAGEPVSLTSTEFELLRFLMRNPKRVLSKAQILDRVWSYDFGGRSNIVELYISYLRKKIDSGRDPMIHTLRGAGYVLKPAS, encoded by the coding sequence ATGCGCCGAGCCGACGGAAACCCGATCACGGTGCTGGTGGTGGACGACGAGACCGTACTGGCCGAGATGGTGTCGATGGCGCTGCGCTACGAGGGCTGGACCATCGCCACCGCCGCCGACGGCGCGTCGGCGATCACCGCGGCCCGCAGCGCGCGGCCGGACGCGGTGGTGCTCGACATCATGCTGCCCGACATGAGCGGCCTGGACGTGCTGCGCAAGCTGCGCGAGCAGAACCCCCAGCTGCCGGTGCTGCTGCTGACCGCGAAAGACGCGTTGGAAGATCGCATCGCCGGGCTGACCGCGGGCGGCGACGACTACGTCACCAAGCCGTTCTCCATCGAAGAGGTGGTGCTGCGGCTGCGGGCCCTGCTGCGCCGTACCGGTGTGACCACCGAGGACAGCGGCGCGCAGATCGTCGTCGGCGATCTGGTGCTCGACGAGGACAGCCACGAGGTGACCCGAGCCGGTGAACCGGTCTCGCTGACGTCCACCGAGTTCGAACTGCTTCGCTTCCTCATGCGCAACCCCAAGCGGGTGTTGTCGAAAGCCCAGATCCTGGACCGGGTTTGGAGCTACGACTTCGGCGGTCGGTCCAACATCGTCGAGCTGTACATCTCATACCTGCGCAAGAAGATCGACAGCGGCCGCGACCCGATGATCCACACGTTGCGCGGCGCGGGCTATGTTCTCAAACCTGCGAGCTAA
- a CDS encoding DUF1622 domain-containing protein, translating to MNFFEVIETVGKAIDATGVAVIAIGALLSATGVLRRLRTGDAYKAFRQQLGRSILLGLELLVAADIIRTVAVTPDARSVAVLAGIVLIRTFLSFSLELEITGYWPWQKNRQPAAPEPAGQSATT from the coding sequence GTGAACTTTTTCGAGGTCATCGAGACGGTGGGCAAGGCGATCGACGCGACGGGAGTCGCGGTGATCGCGATCGGCGCGTTGCTCTCGGCCACCGGTGTGCTTCGCCGGCTGCGGACCGGGGATGCCTACAAAGCGTTCCGCCAGCAGCTTGGTCGATCGATCCTGCTGGGTCTGGAGCTTCTGGTCGCCGCGGACATCATCCGGACCGTCGCGGTGACTCCGGACGCACGCAGTGTGGCGGTGCTGGCCGGCATCGTGCTGATCAGGACGTTCCTGAGTTTTTCGCTGGAGTTGGAGATCACCGGCTACTGGCCGTGGCAGAAGAACCGACAGCCGGCCGCGCCTGAACCCGCCGGCCAGTCGGCCACGACGTGA
- a CDS encoding threonine/serine ThrE exporter family protein encodes MDDKRRARRRRIFDAIRKVPPEPLGPPDSHDQVEVAAMLREIGIALLEVEQPTQLVYARLLEIAAQYTTAPVHIVVLPTVLMIQVGTVAYEVDTSTTYSVQLNMAGRIDDIASLAAVGAITPADAVESTKQARTLRPRFGPIATTLGYAVTTVGFGMVINPTWASLPGYVFLGLVVGAIALLGRPFPSLNPVLPTLAAMIVTMLATWFVADTANDGLLRVIAPALVAMLPGMSLTIGAMELASNQLIGGTSRLVYGIAQLALLVFGVALGVHVAGEVLPQTPSTQMGPWALYVAIIVVGVGLYVYLSAPKGSLIWLMAAIAVALVGQAIAGKFVAAAYSGFIGAFLTVPFAMLASRIKTSPPAIVMMLAAFWALVPGALSFESVSQAATGGNIGVASLGVTGAAILSIALGTVIGWSVFRTIDSRLPWPKGLAQPTVR; translated from the coding sequence ATGGACGACAAGCGACGGGCCCGGCGCCGGCGAATATTCGACGCGATCCGCAAGGTTCCCCCGGAGCCGCTCGGTCCACCGGACTCACACGACCAGGTCGAGGTGGCGGCGATGCTGCGGGAGATCGGCATCGCGCTACTCGAAGTAGAGCAGCCGACTCAGCTGGTGTATGCCCGCCTACTGGAAATCGCAGCGCAGTACACCACCGCGCCGGTACACATCGTCGTGCTCCCCACCGTGCTGATGATCCAAGTGGGGACCGTCGCCTACGAAGTGGACACCTCCACGACCTACTCGGTCCAGCTGAACATGGCCGGCCGCATCGACGACATCGCCAGTCTGGCGGCCGTCGGTGCGATCACACCCGCCGACGCGGTCGAGTCGACGAAGCAGGCGCGCACCCTGCGTCCCCGATTCGGCCCGATCGCCACGACCCTCGGATATGCCGTCACCACAGTCGGTTTCGGCATGGTCATCAATCCCACCTGGGCCTCGCTGCCGGGTTATGTATTTCTTGGACTGGTGGTCGGCGCGATCGCCCTACTCGGGCGCCCGTTCCCGTCGCTCAACCCGGTTCTGCCCACGCTGGCCGCGATGATCGTGACGATGCTGGCGACGTGGTTCGTGGCCGATACCGCGAATGACGGTCTGCTGCGGGTGATCGCGCCGGCCCTGGTGGCGATGTTGCCCGGAATGTCGCTGACGATCGGCGCGATGGAGTTGGCCAGTAACCAGCTGATCGGCGGGACCAGTCGACTGGTCTACGGAATCGCCCAGCTGGCGCTGCTGGTGTTCGGCGTCGCGTTGGGTGTGCATGTCGCCGGCGAGGTGCTCCCGCAGACACCGTCGACGCAGATGGGTCCGTGGGCGCTGTATGTGGCGATCATCGTGGTGGGGGTCGGGTTGTACGTCTATCTGTCCGCGCCGAAGGGCTCGCTGATCTGGTTGATGGCCGCGATCGCAGTCGCGCTGGTCGGTCAGGCGATCGCCGGAAAGTTCGTGGCGGCAGCCTATTCCGGCTTCATCGGCGCCTTCCTGACGGTCCCGTTCGCGATGCTCGCATCGCGAATCAAGACCTCACCCCCGGCAATCGTGATGATGCTCGCGGCATTCTGGGCGCTGGTTCCCGGCGCGTTGAGCTTCGAGTCGGTGAGTCAGGCCGCCACCGGCGGCAACATCGGCGTGGCGAGCCTCGGTGTGACCGGAGCGGCGATCCTGTCGATAGCGCTGGGCACGGTGATCGGCTGGAGCGTGTTCCGCACCATCGACAGCCGGTTGCCTTGGCCGAAGGGATTGGCTCAACCAACCGTACGGTAG